TTTGAATTTCATCCGCGTTAACAAGGTAGTTGCTCGTAACGCCGAAACGTCCGGAAGCGACCTGTTTGATGGCGCTGCGGCGGGAATCGCCGTTGCTGTCCGGGATGAAGCGCGCCGGATCTTCTCCGCCTTCGCCGGTATTCGATTTGCCGCCAATGCGGTTCATCGCGATAGCGAGCGATTCATGTGCTTCTTTGCTGATCGAACCGAAGGACATCGCGCCGGTTTTGAACCGTTTGACGATAGATTCCACCGACTCGACTTCTTCAAGAGGCACCGGTTCGGCGCTGAATTTGAAGTCAAGGAGCGATCGAAGCGTCAGATGCTTCTTATCCTCACCCTGGACCAGTTCGGAAAACTTCTTGTAAAGCTTGTAATCGTTCGAACGAGAAGCCATTTGCAGCGTATGAATCGTCTGAGGGCTGAATAAATGGTCTTCTCCGTCTTTACGCCATTGATATTCACCGCCGGAGTCAAGCTCCTTCTCGGCGCCTTCCTGCTCCGCAAATGCCCGGTTATGATGTGCAAGATTCTCCTGCGCAATAACATCAAGGCCGATGCCGCCGATACGGGACGGCGTCCACGTGAAGTACTCGTCCACGAGCTCTTCCTTGAGACCGACCGCTTCGAAAATTTGTGCGCCCCGGTATGATTGAATCGTTGAAATACCCATTTTGGATAGAATTTTGACGATGCCTTTAGTTGCAGCTTTAATGAAGTTTTTAACCGCTTTCTCATGTGTAATGCCTCTCAGCATGCCTTGGCGGATCATATCGTCCAGCGTTTCGAATGCCAGATACGGGTTCACCGCACTCACGCCATAACCGAGCAGCAGTGCAAAATGATGCACTTCGCGCGGTTCGCCGGATTCCAGAAGCAGGCTTACCTTAGTGCGTGAGCCTTCGCGTATCAGATGGTGATGCAGGGCTGAAATTGCCAGCAGCGCCGGAATCGCAGCATTCTCGCGATCGATTCCCCGGTCGGACAGGATTAATATATTATGGCCTTTGGCGATAACGCGGTCGGCCGCTTCACACATTTGGTTAATCGCCGCACGCATTCCCGCTTCGCCTTCGGCCGCGTGGAACAAGATCGGCAGCGTAATGGCTTTGAAGCCGGGACGGCGCACATGCCGCAGCTTCGCGAATTCTTCGTTCGACAGTACCGGCGATGCCAGCTTGATGTGTCGGCAGCTCTCCGGCTCCGGATTGAGCAAATTGCGCTCAGGTCCGAGCGTCGTGCCGGTCGCCGTGATAATTTCCTCGCGAATCGCGTCGATCGGCGGGTTCGTAACTTGAGCGAACATCTGCTTAAAGTAGCTGTACAGACGCTGCGGACGTTCGGACAGAACCGCGAGCGGAGCGTCGTAGCCCATCGAAGCGATCGGCTCTACGCCGCTGCCCGCCATCGGCTCAAGCACTTTGCGCAAGTCCTCGAATGTATAGCCGAAAGCTTGCTGACGCTGTTGAACCGTTGCATGATCCGGTTCAGGCAATTCCGGCGCGTCCGGCAAATCGTCAAGACCGACAAGATGCTCATCGAGCCATTCGCGGTACGGATGCTCTGCAGCGATTTGCGCTTTCACTTCTTCGTCCGATATGATGCGGCCTTCTTTGGTGTCGACAAGCAGCATCCGGCCAGGACGGAGACGGTCTTTGTATAAAATATTTTCAGGCTCGACAGGAACCGTACCGGCTTCCGAGCCGAGAATGATCACATCGTCCTTCGTTACATAATAACGTGCCGGTCGAAGTCCGTTCCGGTCAAGGATTGCGCCGATCTGCGTCCCATCGGTGAACGCCATTGCGGCAGGTCCGTCCCACGGCTCCATTAATGTACTGTGGTATTCGTAGAACGCTTTCTTCTCGTCACTCATTCCTTCGTGGTTGGACCACGGCTCCGGAACCATCATCATGGCCGCATGAGGCAGCGAGCGGCCGGAGAGGAACAGGAATTCAAGCGTATTGTCGAACATCGCCGTATCGGAACCGTCCGGATTGATGATTGGTTTAATTTTCTCCATATCTTCGCCGAATAATTCGCTCTCGCACAGCGTTTGCCGCGCATGCATCCAGTTGACGTTGCCGCGCAGCGTATTGATCTCGCCGTTATGGATCAAATAACGGTAAGGGTGCGCGCGCTCCCAGCTCGGGAACGTGTTCGTCGAAAAACGCGAGTGTACGAGCGCAATCGCGGTATCGACCGCCTCATCGCTCAGATCGAGATAGAACGAACGGACCTGTTCCGTCGTCAGCATTCCTTTGTATACGATCTTCTTGCTGGACATGCTGGAGAAATAAAAGCTGTCCGCACCTTCCAGTCCGGAGTAGCGTATCGCATGCTCCGCACGTTTGCGGATTACATACAGCTTGCGTTCGAAGGCCAGTTCGTCCTTAAGTCCGGCATTCTTGCCGATAAACACTTGACGCACGAACGGCTTCACCGATTTGGCGGAATCGCCAAGCTTCTCATCATTGGTCGGAACCGTGCGCCAGCCGATCAACGTCTGGCCTTCCTCGCGAATGACGGCTTCCAGCTCGGACTCATGCCTGCCGCGAACCGTTTCATCCTGCGACAAGAACAGCATGCCTACCGCATACTCTCCGCTTGCCGGCAGTTCAATTCCGAGCCCCTTAAGCTCACGGGCGAAAAAGGCGTGCGGAAGCTGCAGCATAATTCCCGCTCCGTCACCCGTGTTAGGCTCGCTGCCTTGGCCGCCGCGGTGTTCCATATTCTCAAGCACCTTAAGCGCCTGTTGAATAATGGTATGCGATTTTCTCCCCTTGATGTTAGCCACAAAGCCCATGCCGCAGGCATCCTTCTCGAACTGCGGGTCATACAGGCCTTGCTTCGGCGGCAACCCAAAACGATTCTCTTTCATTTCGTGCAACCTTTCTATGAGAAATTTGTGAGTAGCTTACGTTAAGAAGTTCGACTTCATTTTTCCCCTGTTATCGCTTAGAATGGTAAATAATGCGTAAGAATACAGCATAACAAACCGGCGAAAAATGAACAAGAGAAAAGACACTGGAAACGGCTGGTCTCATGCCGGAATCTTCAGCATCATTCGGTAAAACAGCCAAGAATACCGATTTTCGTTATTATATTATTTTAACATCACCCCATAATGATATCAATTTAATATTTTTATGATCGCGATAAGAGATCTTTAACGGCAGACGGGTACTTTCCTACAGTTTATCAAAAGGATGTGAAAGCGTTGTATAGCAACATAAGGAAATCGCGATTTGCGGCCGGTATACTGGCTGCGGCCCTGCTTGGCGGGAGCATGAATTCCGCAGCGGCTGCCTCGGATGCCCACGGCGGAACGAAAATGACCGGTCCATCCGCATATAATCTGCTTCAGCCGGTTCTCCCGGCTTATTCGACGCAGGCTGAGGACACAAGCAAAACACTGCATATCGTTGCGGTCGGCGATTCACTCACAGTTGGCTATGAGAACGGAATGAGCGCGCAATCGGTCCCGTACGGGTACGCTGAACGCGTATATGAGCAGGCGCTTTACCACGGGCGCGCGGAGATGGAGAACTACGGGGTGCTCGGCTTGAAATCGGGCGGACTTCAGAATTGGCTGGATGCGGCGGAGAGAGGGACTAGCGTGACTGCCGATGGGGTGCAGCCCAATCTATCGAAATACCCGCTTGCCGAGGATACGATTGCCAAATCAGCCGATCTGCGCACGGCTCTGGAGCAGGCGGGTCTCGTCGTGATGACAATAGGCGGGAACGATTTTTTGACCTTATTCGATGAGTTGAAGGGCCGTTCAATGTCGCCGGGCGAGATCAAGACATGGATCGATTCGATGATGGTTACGTACAAATCTTCGTTGGAAGCTTCGGTACGCGCTATAGCGGCTATAAATTCGAAGACTCAAATCGTATTTGCCGACCAATACCTTCCGGTTCCAAAGCCTTCGAAGCTGAATAAAGCGGTGACGGAAGAACAGTATGCAGTGCTTCAGGCGGCGATAAAACAGCTTCGCGATTTGAATGAATCGGTCGCTGCCGAGTTCCGCGGACAAGGGTTTACCGTTAAAGCGGTCGATGTATCGGAGCCATTCGCGGGCAAGGAGCTTGCCTATACCACCATCCTGCAGGGAGATATTCACCCGAAGCAGGCGGGCTACGAGCAGATCGGCAAGGCGTTCGCCCTTGGCATCTGGGGCGAGCACCGTGAGCCGGCGGCGCTTTCGCAAGGCGTTCCGCTCCGCGTCATTGTAAACGGCAAACAAGTGAGCGGCACGAACAAGCCCGTGCTCAAAAACAACACGACCTATTTGCCGATGCGCGATATCGCTAATGCCTTGAACGCCGGACTTTCATGGGACGGAAAGACGCAAACCGCAACAATCCGGGCGAACGGCAAGCAAGTCTCCTTCACCATCGGAGCCAAATCAATGAAAGTGAACGGCGAGGACGTTCCCCTGGATACGCCGGCGTACCTGGAGAAATCCGGCGGTTCCTCCGTGACCTATTTGCCGCTTGCGGCCTTGTCCAAAGGGCTCGGCTATCAAGTGGTTTACCGGAAACCGATTCAGACCGTCTTTATCAACTCTTAGGCTTATCGCGCACTTCGTGCTTGGATCTATGCAGTGAAAACTTATACTTGCTTATCATATTTCGAAAAAAAAGAAACCTGCCGCGCCAGCTACTGCGCTGCAGGTTTCTTTCCGCATCGGACAGGAAGAGATTGGCGGCTAGGACTGCCGCCCCAGCTCGGTAAGCTCCTCCATCGTATACAAAGCATGCAGCCGCAGACCGATTTCCTCCAATCGCTTGCGTCCTTCCGGGCTTCTAAGGATAACGCAGATCACGTCTTCCACTATCGCTCCCGCCTCGCGCAATTCACTGACGCTCATAATGATTTGACCTCCGGACGTGACTACATCCTCGATCACGCATACCCGCTTCCCCGCGATGTCGGCTCCTTCCGCCAGCTTGCAAGTACCGTATTCCTTCGCTTTCTTGCGCACGAACGCCGAAGGAATGTTCGTCTCCATGGATAATGCAGCGGCGAGCGGAATGGCGCCCATTTCAAGGCCGGCAAGCACCTCCGTGCCAACCGGTATGCGAGTGGAAAGCTCCCATGCGATCGCGCCCAGCAGCCGGGGGTCCGATTCAAACCTGTATTTATCGAAATATTCATGTGACACTTGTCCGGAACGCAGCGTAAACGTACCTGTCATATGTGAAACCGCATAAATTTCCTTTGCCAATATTTCACGTTCCATAATCCGCCGCCTCCCTCTCAACATGCCGTGGTTTACTTATATTCGCGCTCCAGCTGCTCCAGCTGCGACAACCCTCGCTCGGCCCATCTTTTCAAACGGTCCAGTGCTTCCATCTCGGCGGCCAACGCCTCCTGGAGAGACTCTTTGTACGGTTTCACTTCACCCCGGTAAGGCTCCATATCGCCGAGCGGAATATTGGCTTTCTCAGTGTAGCTCAGCGCCCTTCGTTCATGAAACATAGGCACATCGGGGTTATACGGGTTGTGCAAATCTCCTTGCTCGGGGTGCTTGAGAACGGATAATACCTTCACCAGTGCGCGAGGACCCGAGGCTTCCATTACTTCGCCTACATACTCGCCGGTTTTGTAGCGCATGGCTACGAGAGTACCTGTTTCCGGTACAAAAGTTTCACGAACCTGCATCATTTTCACGCTCCAATTTATCCATATCGCGAGATGTATAAGCCTGCTGACCCGAATTGTCTTTTACCTATTTTTTAGCATAAATTAAGGAGGCAATGACCGCAAGTCCGAATTGCAATCTTGTTTTGATCGGGGTTGCGTCGTAATATGGTAAAGAGAGAATTTTTATAAAGACTCAGGGCTCGGCGCAGGTTGTTTTGCAGCCTCCCGGAAGACAGCCCGGTATAGATTGTCCATGTGGTCAGAAAAGGGTGAGAAGATGCGTAAGAAAAGAGTGCTTCTGCTCTCTGAGGGGTTCGGTTCCGGACATACCCAAGCCGCATATGCGCTCGCAGTCGGGCTTCGCGCGCTTAATCCAGGCATATCGACTCGTGTAATCGAGCTTGGTAAGTTTTTGAACCCCGTGATTGGACCTTTGATCGTATCCGCATACCGCAAAACAGTCAGCAAACAGCCGAAGCTCGTCGGCATCGTATATCGCAGACAATATAAGAAATCGTTAAACCGGTTCGCTCAGCTTGCGCTTCACCGTATCTTTTATACGCACACATCACAAGTGATTTCACAATTGAAGCCGGACTTGATCGTTTGTACGCATCCCGTTCCGAACGCGGTCGTCTCGCGTCTGAAGCGGCTTGGACTCAATGTACCCTTATACACGCTTATTACCGATTATGACGCACATGGAACGTGGACCAGCTCCGAGGTCAATAAATATCTGGTTTCAACAGCATCGGTGAGGAAAAAGCTCATGGACCGGGGCATTCCTTCCAGCCGTATTGAGGTTACCGGAATTCCTGTGCACCCCAATTTCTGGCAGACACACGACAAAATCGAGCTTCAGACGCAATTCGATTTGAAGCCGATGCCGACAGTGCTTATTATGGGCGGCGGCTGGGGCATTATGTACAGCGATAATCTGCTCGAGTACATGACCCGCTGGCGGGACCGGGTCCAGCTCATTTATTGCGTCGGCAGCAACGACAAATCGCGTGAGAAAATGCTTGCCGATCCTCATTTCCAGCACCCGAACATTAAGGTTCTCGGCTTTACCCGCGATATTAACAAGCTGATGGACCTCTCCGATCTGCTGATTACGAAACCGGG
This is a stretch of genomic DNA from Paenibacillus sp. sptzw28. It encodes these proteins:
- the gltB gene encoding glutamate synthase large subunit is translated as MKENRFGLPPKQGLYDPQFEKDACGMGFVANIKGRKSHTIIQQALKVLENMEHRGGQGSEPNTGDGAGIMLQLPHAFFARELKGLGIELPASGEYAVGMLFLSQDETVRGRHESELEAVIREEGQTLIGWRTVPTNDEKLGDSAKSVKPFVRQVFIGKNAGLKDELAFERKLYVIRKRAEHAIRYSGLEGADSFYFSSMSSKKIVYKGMLTTEQVRSFYLDLSDEAVDTAIALVHSRFSTNTFPSWERAHPYRYLIHNGEINTLRGNVNWMHARQTLCESELFGEDMEKIKPIINPDGSDTAMFDNTLEFLFLSGRSLPHAAMMMVPEPWSNHEGMSDEKKAFYEYHSTLMEPWDGPAAMAFTDGTQIGAILDRNGLRPARYYVTKDDVIILGSEAGTVPVEPENILYKDRLRPGRMLLVDTKEGRIISDEEVKAQIAAEHPYREWLDEHLVGLDDLPDAPELPEPDHATVQQRQQAFGYTFEDLRKVLEPMAGSGVEPIASMGYDAPLAVLSERPQRLYSYFKQMFAQVTNPPIDAIREEIITATGTTLGPERNLLNPEPESCRHIKLASPVLSNEEFAKLRHVRRPGFKAITLPILFHAAEGEAGMRAAINQMCEAADRVIAKGHNILILSDRGIDRENAAIPALLAISALHHHLIREGSRTKVSLLLESGEPREVHHFALLLGYGVSAVNPYLAFETLDDMIRQGMLRGITHEKAVKNFIKAATKGIVKILSKMGISTIQSYRGAQIFEAVGLKEELVDEYFTWTPSRIGGIGLDVIAQENLAHHNRAFAEQEGAEKELDSGGEYQWRKDGEDHLFSPQTIHTLQMASRSNDYKLYKKFSELVQGEDKKHLTLRSLLDFKFSAEPVPLEEVESVESIVKRFKTGAMSFGSISKEAHESLAIAMNRIGGKSNTGEGGEDPARFIPDSNGDSRRSAIKQVASGRFGVTSNYLVNADEIQIKMAQGAKPGEGGQLPGRKVYPWVAEVRGSTPGVGLISPPPHHDIYSIEDLAELIHDLKNANPRARINVKLVSEVGVGTIAAGVAKGRADVILISGYDGGTGASPLASIRHAGMPWELGLAETHQTLMLNNLRDRVVVETDGKIMNGRDLAIAALLGAEEFGFSTAPLVVLGCVMMRVCQLDTCPVGVATQNPDLRKKFMGDPGHVVNYMLFVAQELREIMAQLGFRTITEMVGRVDRLHTKTLVEHYKLKGIDLTGLLHQAELPQDAVRYCVQEQDHKLEESLDMQKLLPLARPALESGEQVRATLPIHNINRVVGTIVGSEVTRCYGAKGLPEDTISFHFVGSAGQSFGAFVPKGITLSLEGDSNDYVGKGLSGGKIIVAPSPKSTFKAEENVIIGNTAFYGATNGEAYIRGIAGERFAVRNSGVKVVVEGVGDHGCEYMTGGRVVILGSTGRNFAAGMSGGVAYVLDESGDFYKHCNLEMVLLERVETAGETAELRGMIERHVQNTGSAVGDRVLSDWESSLSKFVKVIPKDYKRMLEQIEKMEQSGLAGDDALLAAFEANMKELARVGGN
- a CDS encoding stalk domain-containing protein, with translation MYSNIRKSRFAAGILAAALLGGSMNSAAAASDAHGGTKMTGPSAYNLLQPVLPAYSTQAEDTSKTLHIVAVGDSLTVGYENGMSAQSVPYGYAERVYEQALYHGRAEMENYGVLGLKSGGLQNWLDAAERGTSVTADGVQPNLSKYPLAEDTIAKSADLRTALEQAGLVVMTIGGNDFLTLFDELKGRSMSPGEIKTWIDSMMVTYKSSLEASVRAIAAINSKTQIVFADQYLPVPKPSKLNKAVTEEQYAVLQAAIKQLRDLNESVAAEFRGQGFTVKAVDVSEPFAGKELAYTTILQGDIHPKQAGYEQIGKAFALGIWGEHREPAALSQGVPLRVIVNGKQVSGTNKPVLKNNTTYLPMRDIANALNAGLSWDGKTQTATIRANGKQVSFTIGAKSMKVNGEDVPLDTPAYLEKSGGSSVTYLPLAALSKGLGYQVVYRKPIQTVFINS
- the pyrE gene encoding orotate phosphoribosyltransferase; protein product: MEREILAKEIYAVSHMTGTFTLRSGQVSHEYFDKYRFESDPRLLGAIAWELSTRIPVGTEVLAGLEMGAIPLAAALSMETNIPSAFVRKKAKEYGTCKLAEGADIAGKRVCVIEDVVTSGGQIIMSVSELREAGAIVEDVICVILRSPEGRKRLEEIGLRLHALYTMEELTELGRQS
- a CDS encoding kinase-associated lipoprotein B → MMQVRETFVPETGTLVAMRYKTGEYVGEVMEASGPRALVKVLSVLKHPEQGDLHNPYNPDVPMFHERRALSYTEKANIPLGDMEPYRGEVKPYKESLQEALAAEMEALDRLKRWAERGLSQLEQLEREYK
- a CDS encoding MGDG synthase family glycosyltransferase; this encodes MRKKRVLLLSEGFGSGHTQAAYALAVGLRALNPGISTRVIELGKFLNPVIGPLIVSAYRKTVSKQPKLVGIVYRRQYKKSLNRFAQLALHRIFYTHTSQVISQLKPDLIVCTHPVPNAVVSRLKRLGLNVPLYTLITDYDAHGTWTSSEVNKYLVSTASVRKKLMDRGIPSSRIEVTGIPVHPNFWQTHDKIELQTQFDLKPMPTVLIMGGGWGIMYSDNLLEYMTRWRDRVQLIYCVGSNDKSREKMLADPHFQHPNIKVLGFTRDINKLMDLSDLLITKPGGMTCTEGLSKGIPMLFYEPIPGQEEVNCEYFVESGFGEMLVSTETIDRWFELIQEPYASVQYRRNLLSKRNQQYNPMQCSRAVLQLMQ